The proteins below come from a single Melospiza melodia melodia isolate bMelMel2 chromosome 12, bMelMel2.pri, whole genome shotgun sequence genomic window:
- the U2SURP gene encoding U2 snRNP-associated SURP motif-containing protein isoform X7: MADKAPGGSQKPAGKVRGPDAVHTTGSADSHPLMESKLKAFSIGKMSAAKRTLSKKEQEELKKKEDEKAAAEIYEEFLAAFEGGDGNKVKTFVRGGIVNASKEEHETDEKRGKIYKPSSRFSDQKNQPSQPSNEKPPSLLMIETKKPPLKKGEKEKKKSNLELFKEELKQIQEERDERHKTKGRLSRFEPPQSDSDGQRRSMDAPSRRNRSSGVLDDYAPGSHDVGDPSTTNLYLGNINPQMNEEMLCQEFGRFGPLASVKIMWPRTDEERARERNCGFVAFMNRRDAERALKNLNGKMIMSFEMKLGWGKAVPIPPHPIYIPPSMMEHTLPPPPSGLPFNAQPRERLKNPNAPMLPPPKNKEDFEKTLSQAIVKVVIPTERNLLALIHRMIEFVVREGPMFEAMIMNREINNPMFRFLFENQTPAHVYYRWKLYSILQGDAPTKWRTEDFRMFKNGSFWRPPPLNPYLHGMSEEQETEAFVEEPNKKGALKEEQRDKLEEILRGLTPRKNDIGDAMVFCLNNAEAAEEIVDCITESLSILKTPLPKKIARLYLVSDVLYNSSAKVANASYYRKFFETKLCQIFSDLNATYRTIQGHLQSENFKQRVMTCFRAWEDWAIYPEPFLIKLQNIFLGLVNIMEDKETEEVPDDLDGAPIEEELDGAPLEDVDGIPIDAAPIDDLDGVPIKSLDDDLDGVPLDTAEDSKKNEPIFKVAPSKWEAVDESELEAQAVTTSKWELFDQHEESEEEEIQNQEEESEDEEDTQSSKSEEQHMYSNPIKEEMPDSKSSVKYSEMSEEKRAKLREIELKVMKFQDELESGKRPKKPGQSFQEQVEHYRDKLLQREKEKEMERERDRDKKDKEKSETRSKDKKEKEECTPTRKERKRRHSASPSPSRSSGSRRAKSPSPKSERSERSHKESSRSRSSHKDSPRDVSKKGKRSPSGSRTPKRSRRSRSRSPKKSGKKSRSQSRSPHRSHKKSKKSKH, encoded by the exons GTCAGAGGGCCAGATGCAGTACATACCACTGGATCTGCTGATTCACAT CCTCTAATGGAAAGTAAACTTAAAGCATTCAGTATTGGCAAAATGAGTGCTGCCAAACGGACACTGAGTAAGAAGGAGCAAGAAGAATTAAAAAAGAAG GAGGATGAGAAGGCTGCTGCAGAAATTTATGAAGAATTCCTTGCTGCCTTTGAAGGAGGTGATGGTAATAAAGTGAAAACATTTGTAAGAGGAGGAATCGTTAATGCATCTAAAG AGGAGCATGAAACAGATGAAAAACGGGGTAAAATCTATAAACCTTCGTCACGATTCTCAGATCAAAAAAATCAGCCAAGTCAGCCATCTAATGAGAAACCTCCATCCCTCCTAATGATAGAAACCAAAAAGCCT CCTTTGaagaaaggagagaaggaaaagaaaaagagtaaTTTGGAACTTTTTAAAGAAGAATTAAAGCA AATCCAGGAGGAGCGTGATGAAAGGCACAAAACAAAAGGTAGATTGAGTCGTTTTGAACCACCCCAGTCTGACTCAGATGGGCAGCGGCGTTCAA TGGATGCTCCTTCAAGAAGAAACAGATCGTCTGGTG TACTGGATGATTATGCACCAGGGTCACATGATGTTGGAGATCCAAGCACAACAAACTTGTATCTGGGAAACATCAATCCTCAG ATGAATGAAGAGATGTTATGTCAAGAATTTGGCCGCTTTGGACCATTAGCGAGTGTTAAAATTATGTGGCCAAGAACTGATgaagaaagagcaagagaaaGAAATTGTGGCTTTGTTGCCTTTATGAACAGAAGAGATGCTGAAAGAGCATTGAAGAATTTAAATG gCAAGATGATAATGTCGTTTGAAATGAAGCTGGGCTGGGGCAAAGCTGTTCCTATCCCACCACATCCCATCTACATTCCGCCCTCCATGATGGAGCACACCCTGCCGCCGCCCCCGTCAGGACTGCCCTTCAATGCCCAGCCTAGGGAGAGGTTGAAGAATCCCAATGCTCCAATGCTACCACCACCAAAAAACAAGGAGGATTTTGAGAAG ACTCTGTCGCAAGCCATAGTCAAAGTGGTTATCCCAACAGAAAG GAATTTGCTCGCTTTGATCCATCGAATGATAGAGTTTGTGGTTCGGGAAGGGCCCATGTTCGAAGCCATGATCATGAACCGAGAAATCAACAACCCAATGTTCAG GTTTTTATTTGAAAACCAGACTCCAGCCCATGTGTATTACAGATGGAAGCTTTATTCAATTCTTCAG GGGGACGCTCCAACCAAGTGGAGGACGGAAGATTTCCGCATGTTCAAAAATGGATCCTTCTGGAGGCCACCACCGTTGAACCCATACTTGCATGGGATGTCAGAAGAGCAGGAAACAGAAGCGTTTGTGGAGGAACCAAACAAGAAGGGTGCACTCAAGGAAGA ACAGAGGGACAAACTAGAGGAAATCCTGCGTGGGTTAACACCTCGGAAGAATGACATTGGTGATGCAATGGTCTTCTGTCTAAATAATGCAGAAGCTGCTGAAGAAATTGTGGACTGCATTACAGAGTCCCTGTCCATCCTCAAGACTCCTCTTCCTAAGAAG ATTGCAAGATTGTATCTAGTGTCGGATGTGTTATACAACTCTTCAGCTAAAGTTGCCAATGCTTCCTACTATAGAAAATT TTTTGAAACAAAATTATGTCAGATATTCTCTGATCTCAATGCTACTTACCGTACAATACAAGGCCATTTACAGTCTGAAAATTTCAAG CAACGGGTGATGACATGCTTCCGAGCATGGGAAGACTGGGCAATCTATCCAGAACCATTTCTGATCAAACTACAGAATATTTTCCTGGGACTTGTAAATATCATGGAAGATAAAGAAACAGAG GAAGTACCTGATGATCTTGATGGTGCTCCCATTGAGGAAGAGCTCGATGGTGCTCCACTAGAAGATGTGGATGGAATTCCTATTGATGCTGCTCCTATTGATGATCTGGATGGAGTCCCAATTAAATCTCTGGATGATGATCTGGATGGAGTTCCTT TGGATACAGCTGAAGACTCAAAAAAGAATGAACCTATATTTAAGGTTGCCCCTTCGAAGTGGGAAGCAGTGGATGAATCGGAACTGGAAGCTCAAG CCGTTACTACTTCTAAATGGGAGCTTTTTGACCAACATGAAGAATCTGAGGAGGAGGAAATTCAAAA TCAAGAAGAAGAAAGTGAAGATGAAGAAGACACACAGAGTTCTAAGTCAGAAGAACAGCACATGTATTCAAACCCTATTAAAGAGGAAATGCCTGACTCCAAGTCATCAGTCAAATACTCAGAAATGAGCGAAGAAAAGCGTGCCAAACTCCGAGAGATAGAG CTTAAGGTGATGAAGTTTCAGGATGAGTTAGAGTCTGGGAAGAGACCCAAGAAGCCAGGCCAGAGTTTTCAGGAACAGGTTGAACACTATAGAGACAAGCTGCTCCAGAGG gaaaaagaaaaagagatggaaagagaaCGGGACAGAGACAAAAAGGACAAGGAAAAGTCTGAGACCAGGTCCAAAGATAAGAAGGAAAAAGAGGAATGTACACCAACACGAAAAGAGAG GAAGAGGCGGCACAGCGCCTCCCCCAGCCCGTCCCGCAGCAGCGGCAGCCGCCGCGCCAAGTCCCCCTCGCCCAAATCCGAGCGCTCCGAGCGCTCCCACAAGGAgagctcccgctcccgctcctcgcACAAAGACTCTCCCAGAGATGTCAGTAAAAAAGGCAAAAG gtcGCCCTCTGGCTCCAGGACACCCAAAAGATCAAGAAGGTCACGATCCAGATCCCCTAAAAAGTCAGGGAAAAAATCCAGGTCTCAGTCCCGTTCTCCTCACAGATCTCACAAGAAGTCAAAGAAAAGCAAACACTGA
- the U2SURP gene encoding U2 snRNP-associated SURP motif-containing protein isoform X12 produces the protein MADKAPGGSQKPAGKVRGPDAVHTTGSADSHNMIKEKPLMESKLKAFSIGKMSAAKRTLSKKEQEELKKKEDEKAAAEIYEEFLAAFEGGDGNKVKTFVRGGIVNASKEEHETDEKRGKIYKPSSRFSDQKNQPSQPSNEKPPSLLMIETKKPPLKKGEKEKKKSNLELFKEELKQIQEERDERHKTKGRLSRFEPPQSDSDGQRRSMDAPSRRNRSSVLDDYAPGSHDVGDPSTTNLYLGNINPQMNEEMLCQEFGRFGPLASVKIMWPRTDEERARERNCGFVAFMNRRDAERALKNLNGKMIMSFEMKLGWGKAVPIPPHPIYIPPSMMEHTLPPPPSGLPFNAQPRERLKNPNAPMLPPPKNKEDFEKTLSQAIVKVVIPTERNLLALIHRMIEFVVREGPMFEAMIMNREINNPMFRFLFENQTPAHVYYRWKLYSILQGDAPTKWRTEDFRMFKNGSFWRPPPLNPYLHGMSEEQETEAFVEEPNKKGALKEEQRDKLEEILRGLTPRKNDIGDAMVFCLNNAEAAEEIVDCITESLSILKTPLPKKIARLYLVSDVLYNSSAKVANASYYRKFFETKLCQIFSDLNATYRTIQGHLQSENFKQRVMTCFRAWEDWAIYPEPFLIKLQNIFLGLVNIMEDKETEEVPDDLDGAPIEEELDGAPLEDVDGIPIDAAPIDDLDGVPIKSLDDDLDGVPLDTAEDSKKNEPIFKVAPSKWEAVDESELEAQAVTTSKWELFDQHEESEEEEIQNQEEESEDEEDTQSSKSEEQHMYSNPIKEEMPDSKSSVKYSEMSEEKRAKLREIELKVMKFQDELESGKRPKKPGQSFQEQVEHYRDKLLQREKEKEMERERDRDKKDKEKSETRSKDKKEKEECTPTRKERKRRHSASPSPSRSSGSRRAKSPSPKSERSERSHKESSRSRSSHKDSPRDVSKKGKRSPSGSRTPKRSRRSRSRSPKKSGKKSRSQSRSPHRSHKKSKKSKH, from the exons GTCAGAGGGCCAGATGCAGTACATACCACTGGATCTGCTGATTCACAT AATATGataaaggaaaag CCTCTAATGGAAAGTAAACTTAAAGCATTCAGTATTGGCAAAATGAGTGCTGCCAAACGGACACTGAGTAAGAAGGAGCAAGAAGAATTAAAAAAGAAG GAGGATGAGAAGGCTGCTGCAGAAATTTATGAAGAATTCCTTGCTGCCTTTGAAGGAGGTGATGGTAATAAAGTGAAAACATTTGTAAGAGGAGGAATCGTTAATGCATCTAAAG AGGAGCATGAAACAGATGAAAAACGGGGTAAAATCTATAAACCTTCGTCACGATTCTCAGATCAAAAAAATCAGCCAAGTCAGCCATCTAATGAGAAACCTCCATCCCTCCTAATGATAGAAACCAAAAAGCCT CCTTTGaagaaaggagagaaggaaaagaaaaagagtaaTTTGGAACTTTTTAAAGAAGAATTAAAGCA AATCCAGGAGGAGCGTGATGAAAGGCACAAAACAAAAGGTAGATTGAGTCGTTTTGAACCACCCCAGTCTGACTCAGATGGGCAGCGGCGTTCAA TGGATGCTCCTTCAAGAAGAAACAGATCGTCTG TACTGGATGATTATGCACCAGGGTCACATGATGTTGGAGATCCAAGCACAACAAACTTGTATCTGGGAAACATCAATCCTCAG ATGAATGAAGAGATGTTATGTCAAGAATTTGGCCGCTTTGGACCATTAGCGAGTGTTAAAATTATGTGGCCAAGAACTGATgaagaaagagcaagagaaaGAAATTGTGGCTTTGTTGCCTTTATGAACAGAAGAGATGCTGAAAGAGCATTGAAGAATTTAAATG gCAAGATGATAATGTCGTTTGAAATGAAGCTGGGCTGGGGCAAAGCTGTTCCTATCCCACCACATCCCATCTACATTCCGCCCTCCATGATGGAGCACACCCTGCCGCCGCCCCCGTCAGGACTGCCCTTCAATGCCCAGCCTAGGGAGAGGTTGAAGAATCCCAATGCTCCAATGCTACCACCACCAAAAAACAAGGAGGATTTTGAGAAG ACTCTGTCGCAAGCCATAGTCAAAGTGGTTATCCCAACAGAAAG GAATTTGCTCGCTTTGATCCATCGAATGATAGAGTTTGTGGTTCGGGAAGGGCCCATGTTCGAAGCCATGATCATGAACCGAGAAATCAACAACCCAATGTTCAG GTTTTTATTTGAAAACCAGACTCCAGCCCATGTGTATTACAGATGGAAGCTTTATTCAATTCTTCAG GGGGACGCTCCAACCAAGTGGAGGACGGAAGATTTCCGCATGTTCAAAAATGGATCCTTCTGGAGGCCACCACCGTTGAACCCATACTTGCATGGGATGTCAGAAGAGCAGGAAACAGAAGCGTTTGTGGAGGAACCAAACAAGAAGGGTGCACTCAAGGAAGA ACAGAGGGACAAACTAGAGGAAATCCTGCGTGGGTTAACACCTCGGAAGAATGACATTGGTGATGCAATGGTCTTCTGTCTAAATAATGCAGAAGCTGCTGAAGAAATTGTGGACTGCATTACAGAGTCCCTGTCCATCCTCAAGACTCCTCTTCCTAAGAAG ATTGCAAGATTGTATCTAGTGTCGGATGTGTTATACAACTCTTCAGCTAAAGTTGCCAATGCTTCCTACTATAGAAAATT TTTTGAAACAAAATTATGTCAGATATTCTCTGATCTCAATGCTACTTACCGTACAATACAAGGCCATTTACAGTCTGAAAATTTCAAG CAACGGGTGATGACATGCTTCCGAGCATGGGAAGACTGGGCAATCTATCCAGAACCATTTCTGATCAAACTACAGAATATTTTCCTGGGACTTGTAAATATCATGGAAGATAAAGAAACAGAG GAAGTACCTGATGATCTTGATGGTGCTCCCATTGAGGAAGAGCTCGATGGTGCTCCACTAGAAGATGTGGATGGAATTCCTATTGATGCTGCTCCTATTGATGATCTGGATGGAGTCCCAATTAAATCTCTGGATGATGATCTGGATGGAGTTCCTT TGGATACAGCTGAAGACTCAAAAAAGAATGAACCTATATTTAAGGTTGCCCCTTCGAAGTGGGAAGCAGTGGATGAATCGGAACTGGAAGCTCAAG CCGTTACTACTTCTAAATGGGAGCTTTTTGACCAACATGAAGAATCTGAGGAGGAGGAAATTCAAAA TCAAGAAGAAGAAAGTGAAGATGAAGAAGACACACAGAGTTCTAAGTCAGAAGAACAGCACATGTATTCAAACCCTATTAAAGAGGAAATGCCTGACTCCAAGTCATCAGTCAAATACTCAGAAATGAGCGAAGAAAAGCGTGCCAAACTCCGAGAGATAGAG CTTAAGGTGATGAAGTTTCAGGATGAGTTAGAGTCTGGGAAGAGACCCAAGAAGCCAGGCCAGAGTTTTCAGGAACAGGTTGAACACTATAGAGACAAGCTGCTCCAGAGG gaaaaagaaaaagagatggaaagagaaCGGGACAGAGACAAAAAGGACAAGGAAAAGTCTGAGACCAGGTCCAAAGATAAGAAGGAAAAAGAGGAATGTACACCAACACGAAAAGAGAG GAAGAGGCGGCACAGCGCCTCCCCCAGCCCGTCCCGCAGCAGCGGCAGCCGCCGCGCCAAGTCCCCCTCGCCCAAATCCGAGCGCTCCGAGCGCTCCCACAAGGAgagctcccgctcccgctcctcgcACAAAGACTCTCCCAGAGATGTCAGTAAAAAAGGCAAAAG gtcGCCCTCTGGCTCCAGGACACCCAAAAGATCAAGAAGGTCACGATCCAGATCCCCTAAAAAGTCAGGGAAAAAATCCAGGTCTCAGTCCCGTTCTCCTCACAGATCTCACAAGAAGTCAAAGAAAAGCAAACACTGA
- the U2SURP gene encoding U2 snRNP-associated SURP motif-containing protein isoform X5 encodes MADKAPGGSQKPAGKVRGPDAVHTTGSADSHPLMESKLKAFSIGKMSAAKRTLSKKEQEELKKKEDEKAAAEIYEEFLAAFEGGDGNKVKTFVRGGIVNASKEEHETDEKRGKIYKPSSRFSDQKNQPSQPSNEKPPSLLMIETKKPTLPKNKNKQTTLPGPLKKGEKEKKKSNLELFKEELKQIQEERDERHKTKGRLSRFEPPQSDSDGQRRSMDAPSRRNRSSGVLDDYAPGSHDVGDPSTTNLYLGNINPQMNEEMLCQEFGRFGPLASVKIMWPRTDEERARERNCGFVAFMNRRDAERALKNLNGKMIMSFEMKLGWGKAVPIPPHPIYIPPSMMEHTLPPPPSGLPFNAQPRERLKNPNAPMLPPPKNKEDFEKTLSQAIVKVVIPTERNLLALIHRMIEFVVREGPMFEAMIMNREINNPMFRFLFENQTPAHVYYRWKLYSILQGDAPTKWRTEDFRMFKNGSFWRPPPLNPYLHGMSEEQETEAFVEEPNKKGALKEEQRDKLEEILRGLTPRKNDIGDAMVFCLNNAEAAEEIVDCITESLSILKTPLPKKIARLYLVSDVLYNSSAKVANASYYRKFFETKLCQIFSDLNATYRTIQGHLQSENFKQRVMTCFRAWEDWAIYPEPFLIKLQNIFLGLVNIMEDKETEEVPDDLDGAPIEEELDGAPLEDVDGIPIDAAPIDDLDGVPIKSLDDDLDGVPLDTAEDSKKNEPIFKVAPSKWEAVDESELEAQAVTTSKWELFDQHEESEEEEIQNQEEESEDEEDTQSSKSEEQHMYSNPIKEEMPDSKSSVKYSEMSEEKRAKLREIELKVMKFQDELESGKRPKKPGQSFQEQVEHYRDKLLQREKEKEMERERDRDKKDKEKSETRSKDKKEKEECTPTRKERKRRHSASPSPSRSSGSRRAKSPSPKSERSERSHKESSRSRSSHKDSPRDVSKKGKRSPSGSRTPKRSRRSRSRSPKKSGKKSRSQSRSPHRSHKKSKKSKH; translated from the exons GTCAGAGGGCCAGATGCAGTACATACCACTGGATCTGCTGATTCACAT CCTCTAATGGAAAGTAAACTTAAAGCATTCAGTATTGGCAAAATGAGTGCTGCCAAACGGACACTGAGTAAGAAGGAGCAAGAAGAATTAAAAAAGAAG GAGGATGAGAAGGCTGCTGCAGAAATTTATGAAGAATTCCTTGCTGCCTTTGAAGGAGGTGATGGTAATAAAGTGAAAACATTTGTAAGAGGAGGAATCGTTAATGCATCTAAAG AGGAGCATGAAACAGATGAAAAACGGGGTAAAATCTATAAACCTTCGTCACGATTCTCAGATCAAAAAAATCAGCCAAGTCAGCCATCTAATGAGAAACCTCCATCCCTCCTAATGATAGAAACCAAAAAGCCT ACCctccccaaaaacaaaaacaaacaaacaactttGCCTGGG CCTTTGaagaaaggagagaaggaaaagaaaaagagtaaTTTGGAACTTTTTAAAGAAGAATTAAAGCA AATCCAGGAGGAGCGTGATGAAAGGCACAAAACAAAAGGTAGATTGAGTCGTTTTGAACCACCCCAGTCTGACTCAGATGGGCAGCGGCGTTCAA TGGATGCTCCTTCAAGAAGAAACAGATCGTCTGGTG TACTGGATGATTATGCACCAGGGTCACATGATGTTGGAGATCCAAGCACAACAAACTTGTATCTGGGAAACATCAATCCTCAG ATGAATGAAGAGATGTTATGTCAAGAATTTGGCCGCTTTGGACCATTAGCGAGTGTTAAAATTATGTGGCCAAGAACTGATgaagaaagagcaagagaaaGAAATTGTGGCTTTGTTGCCTTTATGAACAGAAGAGATGCTGAAAGAGCATTGAAGAATTTAAATG gCAAGATGATAATGTCGTTTGAAATGAAGCTGGGCTGGGGCAAAGCTGTTCCTATCCCACCACATCCCATCTACATTCCGCCCTCCATGATGGAGCACACCCTGCCGCCGCCCCCGTCAGGACTGCCCTTCAATGCCCAGCCTAGGGAGAGGTTGAAGAATCCCAATGCTCCAATGCTACCACCACCAAAAAACAAGGAGGATTTTGAGAAG ACTCTGTCGCAAGCCATAGTCAAAGTGGTTATCCCAACAGAAAG GAATTTGCTCGCTTTGATCCATCGAATGATAGAGTTTGTGGTTCGGGAAGGGCCCATGTTCGAAGCCATGATCATGAACCGAGAAATCAACAACCCAATGTTCAG GTTTTTATTTGAAAACCAGACTCCAGCCCATGTGTATTACAGATGGAAGCTTTATTCAATTCTTCAG GGGGACGCTCCAACCAAGTGGAGGACGGAAGATTTCCGCATGTTCAAAAATGGATCCTTCTGGAGGCCACCACCGTTGAACCCATACTTGCATGGGATGTCAGAAGAGCAGGAAACAGAAGCGTTTGTGGAGGAACCAAACAAGAAGGGTGCACTCAAGGAAGA ACAGAGGGACAAACTAGAGGAAATCCTGCGTGGGTTAACACCTCGGAAGAATGACATTGGTGATGCAATGGTCTTCTGTCTAAATAATGCAGAAGCTGCTGAAGAAATTGTGGACTGCATTACAGAGTCCCTGTCCATCCTCAAGACTCCTCTTCCTAAGAAG ATTGCAAGATTGTATCTAGTGTCGGATGTGTTATACAACTCTTCAGCTAAAGTTGCCAATGCTTCCTACTATAGAAAATT TTTTGAAACAAAATTATGTCAGATATTCTCTGATCTCAATGCTACTTACCGTACAATACAAGGCCATTTACAGTCTGAAAATTTCAAG CAACGGGTGATGACATGCTTCCGAGCATGGGAAGACTGGGCAATCTATCCAGAACCATTTCTGATCAAACTACAGAATATTTTCCTGGGACTTGTAAATATCATGGAAGATAAAGAAACAGAG GAAGTACCTGATGATCTTGATGGTGCTCCCATTGAGGAAGAGCTCGATGGTGCTCCACTAGAAGATGTGGATGGAATTCCTATTGATGCTGCTCCTATTGATGATCTGGATGGAGTCCCAATTAAATCTCTGGATGATGATCTGGATGGAGTTCCTT TGGATACAGCTGAAGACTCAAAAAAGAATGAACCTATATTTAAGGTTGCCCCTTCGAAGTGGGAAGCAGTGGATGAATCGGAACTGGAAGCTCAAG CCGTTACTACTTCTAAATGGGAGCTTTTTGACCAACATGAAGAATCTGAGGAGGAGGAAATTCAAAA TCAAGAAGAAGAAAGTGAAGATGAAGAAGACACACAGAGTTCTAAGTCAGAAGAACAGCACATGTATTCAAACCCTATTAAAGAGGAAATGCCTGACTCCAAGTCATCAGTCAAATACTCAGAAATGAGCGAAGAAAAGCGTGCCAAACTCCGAGAGATAGAG CTTAAGGTGATGAAGTTTCAGGATGAGTTAGAGTCTGGGAAGAGACCCAAGAAGCCAGGCCAGAGTTTTCAGGAACAGGTTGAACACTATAGAGACAAGCTGCTCCAGAGG gaaaaagaaaaagagatggaaagagaaCGGGACAGAGACAAAAAGGACAAGGAAAAGTCTGAGACCAGGTCCAAAGATAAGAAGGAAAAAGAGGAATGTACACCAACACGAAAAGAGAG GAAGAGGCGGCACAGCGCCTCCCCCAGCCCGTCCCGCAGCAGCGGCAGCCGCCGCGCCAAGTCCCCCTCGCCCAAATCCGAGCGCTCCGAGCGCTCCCACAAGGAgagctcccgctcccgctcctcgcACAAAGACTCTCCCAGAGATGTCAGTAAAAAAGGCAAAAG gtcGCCCTCTGGCTCCAGGACACCCAAAAGATCAAGAAGGTCACGATCCAGATCCCCTAAAAAGTCAGGGAAAAAATCCAGGTCTCAGTCCCGTTCTCCTCACAGATCTCACAAGAAGTCAAAGAAAAGCAAACACTGA